The Mucilaginibacter rubeus genomic interval TGAACAATCCCTTTAATAGCGGTGCATTTACCAAAGTGGTTAATTACCGGTACGGCCTTCACTTTTAGCCAAAGCATATTGTTTTTGGCCGATCGTAAAAGCAGATCGATATCAAAAGGCCGGCTGTGGTTGATAGTATTATTAACAGCGTTTTGTAAAACCGGGCGGTACGGAGGCTCAAAAAAGCTGATAAACTCTTCAACGCTCAGGTTTAAGTGGTTCTGGAGATCAAACAACTCATAAACCTGTTTTGACAATACAATGGTATTAACGTTTTGCGTGTCAATTTCCCAAATGCCCAAGCGGGCTGTTTTAAAGGCATCATCATTTGTAGCCTGATTGTGGGCCGATAATAAATCGTTGTGCTTGTAGCGGTTGATATTTATAAGCGAACCGTAAACGATACTGCCGTTTTCGTCATCCTGCTTCCTGATGGTAGTTTCAAACCATTGGTAGCCATTTTTTTTGGTTAAAAAACGTAACTGAAGGGGAGTTGTATCGTCGGTTACCCTGTTGTTGATTGCGTTGGTAAAAGCAGGCTTATCGCCATGGTAAAGCAGGTGCTCAAAAAAAGTATTGACAGAACATTCAATTTCATTGAACTGATAGCCTAATACAGCATAAAAGCCAGATGACCATTTTACTTCCCTGGTATTGAAATTATATTGCCAAATACCCGTATCCAGATCATTGATCAAAGGGGTAAGATGAATGTCATCGCCAGAAAGTTTACCCTTTTCCGAAAAACTCATATCAACAATCCGTTCACTAATTCAATTTGTTTTTTGACACGTGCTTATTATAAAATATGTGCCATGATTTGAAGTTTTTTAACTTACAACTACCAGTTGTTTTGTTGTTATATTCTTCTCAATCATTATTCCACATTTGCTCAGCCTCAAATATAATATTTTTGATACTTTATAATGTATTCTTTTACTGGTAATTACGGTTTTTAGAATATTTGGCTATATGTACTCCTAATTGAAGTATTATTTTGTAAAACAGCCATCAAAGAACCTAAACTTTGTTTAAATACACTAAAAGTTGAAGATATTCCCTATAAAATACTTTGACGTAATTTGATTGTAAAAATAGCGGGCACTAAGTTAGTGAATATGGGTGAACTATTATTGGGTATTATAATGTCCTATTTTACAGGCAACTTGGGTGTTTTTAATTATATAGAAAAATATTATCAAGCTTATTTGCTTATTAGTTCATCTATTGCACTTTTAGCTATCCACTTGGCCGATTTGGAGGATTGGTTATAAATATTTCTTGCTGTGTTAATAGCATTAACTTTTAATATATTATTTCGTTTGCCTATCTGTCGTAAGGCCCAGT includes:
- a CDS encoding PAS domain-containing sensor histidine kinase; amino-acid sequence: MSFSEKGKLSGDDIHLTPLINDLDTGIWQYNFNTREVKWSSGFYAVLGYQFNEIECSVNTFFEHLLYHGDKPAFTNAINNRVTDDTTPLQLRFLTKKNGYQWFETTIRKQDDENGSIVYGSLININRYKHNDLLSAHNQATNDDAFKTARLGIWEIDTQNVNTIVLSKQVYELFDLQNHLNLSVEEFISFFEPPYRPVLQNAVNNTINHSRPFDIDLLLRSAKNNMLWLKVKAVPVINHFGKCTAIKGIVQDIDSDKRKLLKLEQSINLLTDQNRRLQNFAYIVSHNLRSHTGNLQFMVNLFEQADAREEREEIFSHIKAISESLDGTIEHINEIVKIQTEITKERKVVELEPMFRTICSALKNNIEAINARVEWDFTQCREISYIPAYMESILQNLLTNSLKYSSPERQPIIKCYTLAEGNHIYLIFEDNGLGIDLERYGDKLFGMYKTFHNNSDAKGIGLFITRNQVEALGGSIKVDSTVNAGTKFTIRLV